Part of the Streptomyces europaeiscabiei genome is shown below.
CAGGAGCCGGGGTCGGCCGACGAGATCGCGGAGTTCTGCTCGGCGACGTACGGCGTGACCTTCCCGATGACCGAGAAGGTCGAGGTCAACGGGGAGGGCCGGCACGCGCTGTACGAGCGGCTGGTGGACCACGCGGACGCCGAGGGGCACACCGGTGACATCCGCTGGAACTTCGAGAAGTTCCTGATCGGCCGTGACGGCTCGGTCGTCGCCCGCTTCTCGCCGCAGACCGAGCCCGAGGCGGCGGAGCTGGTCGCCGCCGTGGAGAAGGCCATCGGCTGACGCCCGGAGGGGTCGTTCGTTGACCTTGCCCCTGGGGCAAGGGGCACCGTCCCTCTCGTCGGGCGGAGGGCGCCCGGCGACGGAGGATGACCCAGTGCACATCGACGGACCGGACGACCTGCTCACCATCGGTGCC
Proteins encoded:
- a CDS encoding glutathione peroxidase: MTTNNATPSVLDVRIDALKGGSADLSQYAGQAVLVVNVASKCGLTPQYTGLEALQARYAAQGFTVLGVPCNQFLGQEPGSADEIAEFCSATYGVTFPMTEKVEVNGEGRHALYERLVDHADAEGHTGDIRWNFEKFLIGRDGSVVARFSPQTEPEAAELVAAVEKAIG